A single genomic interval of Hydrogenimonas thermophila harbors:
- the infB gene encoding translation initiation factor IF-2, producing MGKVRIHEIADELGIKSKEVVEKARELGLDVKTASSGVSPEDAQNIVNFVMTGELPASAAPKKSPAPKKEERKKDLTDKKSVKTENINRTSESTSKAGVKKDNDKVKKSKPVSSKFDKKSETKSVNKERSQDSKPKGDKKSTLKEKSSESSSEKSEKRETLGQASAKRRRGIFIVKKKRPKVEPITEAPVIKKSEIGKENRVIAAVDETIAAKKAKKKAKKATPAPSSKETGVKLNLLEDRDIGGVSVDYTTEEIVLPDFSEELRIMEEPKSPSTLKPELPKQKQPVGRRGAQNKGKRSVSRTVPKKRQKKVEKNESAPSIVKIPEDCRVYEFAEKVNRTTGEVIKILFGLGKMVTKNDFLEKDEIEILADEFGVEVETINPLDELDYVSIYDAVEDEYLEERPPVITIMGHVDHGKTSLLDKIRESKVAEREAGGITQHVGAYQVEKDGKKITFIDTPGHEAFTEMRARGAQATDIVIIVVAADDGVKPQTVEALNHAKAADVPMIIAINKIDKPDANPDMVKSQLAELGYMPVDWGGEYEFVEVSAKSGQGIDDLLETIILQAEIMELKANPNRRAKAIVIESSLEKGRGPVATVILKNGTLRVGDNVICGRTFGRVRTILNDLGKQVKELGPSDPGVVVGLGEVPDAGEIMVAMDSDKQVRELAQKRAEYLRQKELSKSTKVTLDELGNLIAEGKIKSLPVIVKADVQGSLEAIKGSLEKLKNEEVKINIIHSGVGGITESDVSLANADENAIILGFNVRPTASIKQKAKQQGVEIKTYSIIYDLIDDVKALLSGLMSPVISEEGIGQAEVRETFTVAKVGTIAGCIVTDGVIRRNAKARLIRDGVVIYDTKISSLKRFKDDVKEVGKGYECGMMLENFNDIKVGDVIEAYEEKEEKATL from the coding sequence ATGGGTAAAGTAAGAATCCATGAAATAGCGGATGAACTGGGGATTAAAAGCAAAGAAGTTGTAGAGAAGGCCAGGGAGTTGGGACTGGATGTCAAAACAGCTTCAAGCGGTGTCTCTCCGGAAGATGCGCAGAATATTGTCAATTTTGTAATGACAGGAGAGCTTCCAGCATCAGCAGCTCCGAAAAAATCTCCGGCGCCCAAAAAGGAAGAGAGAAAAAAAGATTTGACCGATAAAAAATCTGTTAAAACTGAGAATATAAATAGAACTTCTGAAAGTACTTCAAAAGCCGGAGTAAAAAAAGATAACGATAAAGTTAAAAAAAGCAAACCAGTCTCATCTAAATTTGATAAAAAATCAGAAACAAAAAGTGTAAATAAAGAGAGAAGTCAAGATTCAAAGCCAAAAGGTGATAAAAAATCTACACTTAAAGAGAAATCTTCAGAGTCTAGTTCAGAAAAGAGTGAAAAGAGAGAAACATTAGGACAAGCCTCTGCAAAACGAAGACGTGGAATTTTTATAGTTAAGAAAAAACGTCCTAAAGTAGAACCTATAACTGAAGCACCAGTTATCAAAAAGAGTGAAATTGGTAAAGAGAATCGTGTAATAGCTGCAGTTGATGAAACAATAGCTGCAAAAAAAGCTAAGAAAAAAGCAAAAAAAGCTACACCAGCTCCTAGCTCAAAAGAGACAGGTGTTAAGCTTAATCTTTTAGAAGACAGAGATATTGGCGGAGTAAGTGTAGATTACACTACTGAAGAGATTGTTTTACCAGATTTTAGTGAAGAGCTTCGCATTATGGAAGAACCAAAATCTCCATCGACATTAAAGCCTGAGCTTCCAAAACAAAAACAGCCTGTTGGTCGTCGTGGAGCACAAAACAAGGGAAAACGAAGCGTGAGCAGAACAGTGCCTAAGAAGCGTCAGAAAAAAGTTGAAAAAAATGAGTCAGCACCATCTATAGTAAAAATTCCTGAAGACTGTCGTGTATATGAGTTTGCTGAAAAAGTAAACAGAACAACTGGAGAGGTAATCAAGATTCTCTTTGGTCTTGGTAAGATGGTTACTAAAAATGACTTCCTAGAAAAAGATGAGATAGAGATTCTTGCAGATGAGTTTGGTGTAGAAGTTGAAACTATTAATCCATTGGATGAGCTAGATTATGTATCAATATATGATGCAGTTGAAGATGAATATTTAGAAGAGAGACCTCCTGTTATTACAATAATGGGTCACGTTGACCATGGTAAAACCTCTTTATTAGATAAAATTCGTGAATCAAAAGTTGCTGAACGCGAAGCAGGTGGTATAACTCAGCATGTAGGTGCTTATCAAGTTGAAAAAGATGGAAAAAAGATAACATTTATAGATACACCTGGACATGAAGCATTTACAGAGATGCGTGCTCGTGGTGCACAAGCTACGGATATTGTAATTATTGTTGTTGCCGCTGATGATGGTGTAAAGCCTCAGACAGTAGAAGCATTAAACCATGCAAAAGCTGCTGATGTTCCAATGATCATAGCTATTAACAAAATAGATAAACCTGATGCAAACCCTGATATGGTTAAATCACAGCTTGCAGAGCTTGGATATATGCCAGTTGATTGGGGTGGAGAGTATGAGTTTGTTGAAGTTTCAGCAAAATCAGGGCAGGGGATTGATGACTTGCTTGAAACTATTATTCTTCAAGCAGAGATTATGGAACTTAAAGCAAATCCAAATAGACGTGCCAAAGCAATTGTTATTGAGAGTTCACTAGAAAAAGGTCGTGGACCAGTAGCAACTGTAATTCTTAAAAATGGTACATTACGTGTAGGTGACAATGTTATTTGCGGACGTACATTTGGACGTGTTAGAACAATATTAAATGACCTTGGAAAGCAGGTAAAAGAGCTTGGACCAAGTGATCCTGGAGTAGTTGTTGGTTTGGGAGAAGTTCCTGATGCTGGTGAGATAATGGTTGCTATGGATAGTGACAAGCAGGTGCGTGAATTGGCTCAAAAACGAGCAGAGTATCTGCGTCAAAAAGAGTTAAGCAAGAGTACAAAAGTTACTCTTGATGAGCTTGGAAACCTCATTGCTGAAGGTAAAATCAAGTCACTACCTGTCATTGTAAAAGCGGATGTTCAAGGATCTCTTGAAGCTATTAAAGGAAGTCTTGAAAAACTTAAGAATGAAGAAGTTAAGATAAACATTATCCACTCTGGAGTAGGCGGAATTACTGAAAGTGATGTTTCATTGGCAAATGCAGATGAAAATGCCATCATTTTAGGTTTCAATGTTCGTCCTACTGCTTCAATCAAACAGAAAGCAAAACAGCAAGGTGTTGAGATAAAAACATACTCGATCATTTATGATTTGATTGATGATGTAAAAGCACTTCTAAGCGGCTTGATGAGTCCGGTAATAAGCGAAGAGGGAATAGGACAAGCTGAAGTAAGAGAGACATTTACTGTAGCTAAAGTTGGAACTATTGCTGGATGTATTGTAACTGACGGTGTAATCAGAAGAAATGCAAAAGCAAGACTTATTCGTGACGGTGTTGTAATTTATGATACAAAAATAAGCTCATTGAAGAGATTTAAAGATGATGTCAAAGAGGTTGGTAAAGGTTATGAGTGCGGTATGATGCTTGAAAACTTCAATGACATTAAGGTTGGTGACGTAATAGAAGCTTATGAAGAGAAAGAGGAGAAAGCTACTTTATGA
- the ubiE gene encoding bifunctional demethylmenaquinone methyltransferase/2-methoxy-6-polyprenyl-1,4-benzoquinol methylase UbiE: MNKDQKQEKIVSMFDEIASTYDMTNRVLSMGIDKSWRKKGCDKTLELLERDKDLTVLDVACGTGDMLQWWKDRGEAAGVTFKRFIGVDPSEGMLEVAKEKVDYAEFIVAKAQDMPVEENTADILSISYGIRNVVDRQEAINEFYRVLKPGGMVVILEFTKRDKSGLKGKIVDFYMHKILPTIGGLVSRNYEAYRYLPDSIEGFLTTEMLQQELESAGFTMQYTQAFSMGISTLLIAKK, translated from the coding sequence ATGAATAAAGATCAAAAGCAAGAGAAAATTGTCTCAATGTTTGATGAGATTGCATCAACATATGATATGACAAATCGAGTACTAAGTATGGGGATTGACAAATCCTGGAGAAAAAAAGGTTGTGATAAAACACTTGAATTACTTGAGCGTGACAAAGATTTGACAGTGCTTGATGTAGCCTGTGGTACAGGTGACATGTTGCAGTGGTGGAAAGATCGTGGCGAAGCAGCAGGTGTAACTTTTAAGCGTTTTATTGGTGTTGATCCATCAGAGGGAATGCTTGAAGTTGCTAAAGAGAAAGTTGATTACGCTGAATTTATTGTTGCCAAAGCTCAAGATATGCCTGTTGAAGAGAATACCGCAGATATTTTATCTATCAGTTACGGTATTCGTAACGTTGTTGATCGTCAAGAAGCTATTAATGAGTTTTATAGGGTTTTAAAACCGGGTGGTATGGTTGTAATATTGGAGTTTACTAAACGAGATAAAAGCGGACTTAAGGGTAAAATTGTAGATTTTTATATGCACAAAATTTTACCGACAATTGGCGGTTTAGTAAGTAGAAATTATGAAGCGTACCGCTATCTTCCAGATTCAATAGAAGGATTTTTAACAACTGAGATGCTTCAACAAGAGCTTGAAAGTGCCGGCTTTACTATGCAATATACACAAGCTTTCTCAATGGGAATTTCAACTCTTTTAATTGCAAAAAAGTAG
- a CDS encoding transposase family protein yields MKRYTKAKTLLESLMTIPDYRVDIGKVEYPLAEVLFMVIFALLKGNTTFKEIFGWMIYNKDNPVLKEIFEKDEVKMPSKSTLHN; encoded by the coding sequence ATGAAACGATACACAAAGGCAAAAACATTGCTTGAATCACTAATGACAATACCAGACTATAGAGTAGATATAGGAAAAGTAGAGTATCCCCTAGCAGAAGTACTATTTATGGTGATATTTGCACTATTAAAAGGGAATACTACATTTAAAGAGATTTTTGGCTGGATGATATACAATAAAGATAATCCGGTGTTAAAAGAGATTTTCGAAAAAGATGAAGTTAAAATGCCTTCAAAATCTACACTGCACAATAT
- a CDS encoding ribosome maturation factor RimP, translating into MSVETEVKKVVESHGAELYDTEVANEDGHTIYRVYILKEGGVDLDLCADISRDLSPMLDVYPPVSGQYYLEVSSPGVERTLKKPEHFEKSVGEKVYLKLSSGDKVKGKLLGFEDGEVILETSHGKEHFPLNEVRKARTYFEW; encoded by the coding sequence ATGAGTGTAGAAACTGAAGTTAAAAAAGTTGTTGAGTCTCATGGCGCAGAACTTTATGATACAGAAGTAGCTAATGAAGATGGACATACAATATATCGTGTCTATATTTTAAAAGAGGGTGGAGTAGATCTTGACCTATGTGCTGACATAAGCAGAGATCTCTCTCCAATGCTTGATGTTTACCCTCCTGTCAGTGGACAATACTATCTTGAAGTAAGCTCTCCAGGAGTTGAGCGAACACTTAAAAAGCCTGAACATTTTGAAAAATCTGTTGGTGAAAAGGTTTATTTGAAATTGAGTTCTGGTGATAAGGTTAAAGGCAAACTTCTTGGTTTTGAAGATGGTGAAGTGATTCTTGAAACTTCTCATGGTAAAGAGCATTTTCCTCTAAATGAGGTTCGCAAAGCCCGTACCTATTTTGAATGGTAG
- the xseA gene encoding exodeoxyribonuclease VII large subunit, whose protein sequence is MNSTVTVSQLNEQIKSLLESTFIQIRVEGEISQVTYHTSGHIYFTIKDEKSSLSCVMFRSNARNLRFRLEAGQHVVLSGAITVYVPRGNYQMLVQTAEPYGVGSLSIAFEQLKKQLQAEGLFSPERKKPIPKRVRHIVIVTSKTGAAIQDMIRVATKRWPLVKITLIDTLVQGAEAAQEIARHIAYADSLKADVIIVGRGGGSLEDLWAFNEEVVARAIYACKTPVVSAVGHEVDTMISDFVADMRAPTPSAAMEQILPDKIEVLYALDEMMQRIESRMHQILNLKLQQLQSMQTQLEQNAISKKIDMQLQIINQLKIQLKQQMSRFLNQKSETLLPIKEQIKYIQNRVLEHKNSQLSSLTSQLSSLDPKLKVRPGFVQLVKNGEVVGLKRLKSGDQVYLQDTKFIAQATIDSIETIDG, encoded by the coding sequence ATGAATAGTACAGTAACTGTCTCTCAGCTTAATGAACAGATTAAGTCATTGCTTGAATCTACCTTTATTCAGATTCGTGTAGAGGGTGAGATTTCACAAGTTACTTACCATACTAGCGGGCATATCTACTTTACTATAAAAGATGAAAAGAGTTCTCTTTCGTGTGTTATGTTCCGCTCCAATGCCAGGAATCTGCGTTTTCGCCTTGAAGCGGGTCAGCATGTAGTACTTAGCGGTGCTATTACTGTTTATGTCCCTCGCGGTAATTATCAAATGTTGGTACAGACTGCTGAGCCTTACGGAGTAGGCTCTCTTTCTATTGCTTTTGAACAACTAAAAAAACAGCTTCAAGCAGAAGGTCTTTTTTCACCTGAAAGAAAAAAACCTATTCCAAAAAGAGTACGACATATTGTTATTGTTACATCAAAAACAGGTGCAGCAATTCAAGATATGATTCGTGTAGCTACAAAGCGCTGGCCTCTTGTTAAAATTACACTTATTGATACATTAGTGCAGGGAGCTGAAGCTGCACAAGAGATTGCACGCCATATTGCTTATGCAGATAGTTTAAAAGCAGATGTGATTATTGTTGGGCGTGGTGGCGGAAGTTTGGAGGATCTTTGGGCTTTTAATGAAGAGGTTGTAGCCCGTGCCATATATGCTTGTAAAACACCTGTGGTTTCTGCTGTCGGTCATGAAGTAGATACAATGATCAGTGATTTTGTAGCCGATATGCGTGCTCCTACTCCAAGCGCTGCTATGGAGCAGATATTGCCGGACAAAATAGAAGTTCTTTATGCACTTGATGAGATGATGCAGCGAATAGAGAGCAGAATGCATCAAATTCTTAACCTTAAACTTCAGCAACTTCAAAGTATGCAAACTCAGCTGGAACAGAATGCCATAAGCAAAAAAATTGATATGCAACTGCAAATAATCAATCAGCTTAAAATACAGCTTAAACAGCAAATGTCTCGCTTTTTAAATCAAAAAAGTGAAACACTTTTACCAATAAAAGAGCAGATTAAATATATTCAAAATAGGGTTTTGGAACATAAAAATAGTCAATTAAGCTCACTTACTTCTCAGTTGTCATCTCTTGATCCAAAGCTAAAAGTTCGTCCAGGGTTTGTTCAGCTTGTTAAAAATGGAGAGGTTGTAGGGTTAAAAAGGCTTAAAAGTGGGGATCAAGTATACCTTCAAGATACAAAGTTTATTGCTCAGGCAACTATAGATTCTATTGAAACAATAGATGGTTGA
- the thrB gene encoding homoserine kinase → MIISVPATSANLGPGFDSLGLSLSLRNRVHIQPSKFFSVSIKGEGANNPRLKGNNLFINIFNDHYTHLTGKRGVFRFRFYNQIPLSRGLGSSSAVIVSAIASAYSAAGVNISRRKLLNLALHYEHHPDNITPAVMGGFNVSVVENNKVYSQRKRIPGYLKAVVVIPDKPISTAHSRTTLPRSYRKDDAIYNLSHSSLLTACFFNESWEMLRIAARDKFHQVARMKNLPELFDVQKLAIENNVLMSTLSGSGSTFFNMVYKEDAKPLLEKFQARFPSFRCAIFDFDNDGVLFRD, encoded by the coding sequence GTGATCATTAGTGTACCTGCAACCAGTGCCAATCTAGGTCCAGGATTTGACTCTTTGGGACTTTCTTTGTCACTGCGAAATCGTGTTCACATTCAGCCCTCCAAATTTTTTAGTGTATCAATTAAGGGAGAAGGGGCAAATAATCCACGCCTAAAAGGCAATAATCTTTTTATTAATATTTTCAATGATCACTACACCCATTTGACAGGAAAACGAGGAGTTTTTAGGTTTAGATTTTATAATCAAATACCATTGTCTCGTGGGCTAGGAAGCTCTTCAGCAGTAATCGTCAGTGCAATTGCATCTGCTTATAGTGCTGCAGGAGTCAACATTAGCAGAAGAAAACTTTTAAATCTAGCTCTACATTATGAGCATCACCCAGACAATATTACTCCTGCAGTAATGGGTGGTTTTAATGTTTCGGTTGTTGAAAATAATAAAGTTTACAGTCAAAGAAAGAGAATTCCAGGATATCTTAAGGCAGTTGTGGTCATTCCAGATAAACCAATCTCAACAGCTCACTCACGAACAACTTTGCCAAGAAGTTATCGTAAAGATGATGCCATATATAATTTAAGTCACTCATCATTGTTAACAGCTTGTTTTTTTAATGAGTCTTGGGAGATGTTAAGAATAGCTGCACGTGATAAATTTCACCAAGTAGCTCGTATGAAAAATCTACCAGAACTGTTTGATGTGCAAAAGCTTGCGATTGAAAACAATGTTTTAATGAGTACTCTTTCAGGTAGTGGATCAACCTTTTTCAATATGGTTTATAAAGAGGATGCCAAGCCTCTTTTGGAAAAATTTCAGGCACGTTTTCCCTCTTTTCGTTGTGCAATTTTCGATTTTGACAACGATGGGGTTCTGTTTAGAGATTAA
- a CDS encoding DUF448 domain-containing protein, whose translation MCIHCRGRFLQAQLIRLQCQNNQIQPYQGYGRSFYICHSCINDKKLAKRLAKQCNNKTYLTIELGEHIKEMVANG comes from the coding sequence ATGTGCATCCATTGCCGCGGCCGCTTCTTGCAGGCTCAGCTTATACGGCTACAGTGTCAAAACAATCAGATACAACCATATCAAGGGTATGGCAGGAGTTTTTATATCTGTCATAGCTGTATCAATGATAAAAAGCTTGCCAAACGGCTTGCAAAGCAGTGCAATAACAAAACATATCTAACAATCGAATTGGGCGAACATATTAAGGAGATGGTAGCGAATGGGTAA
- the rbfA gene encoding 30S ribosome-binding factor RbfA, translating to MTPEEIKRKRANSILRELIPEALSGLADEQLRGLTVTEVVCSKGRSDADVYLDPTGIDEDEQRVILKKLKKVTRGLEAYCLKAEGWYKSPKFHFKFDQELDRVKRMDELFAKIEKELNG from the coding sequence ATGACACCAGAAGAGATAAAGCGAAAAAGAGCCAACTCTATTCTGCGTGAACTGATTCCAGAGGCACTCTCTGGGCTTGCTGATGAACAGCTAAGAGGACTAACTGTAACTGAAGTTGTCTGTAGCAAGGGACGCAGTGATGCAGATGTATATTTAGACCCTACCGGAATTGATGAAGATGAACAGCGTGTTATTCTTAAAAAATTAAAAAAAGTAACTCGTGGTCTTGAGGCTTACTGCCTCAAAGCTGAGGGTTGGTACAAATCACCAAAATTTCACTTTAAATTTGATCAGGAGCTTGATCGTGTCAAGCGTATGGATGAGTTGTTTGCAAAAATAGAGAAAGAGTTAAACGGATGA
- the ribD gene encoding bifunctional diaminohydroxyphosphoribosylaminopyrimidine deaminase/5-amino-6-(5-phosphoribosylamino)uracil reductase RibD — MRLAISEAWKYQLLTYPNPAVGAVVVGSNGELLAVNAHQEAGKAHAEVLAIRDAYVKSSGDCELAKCDDAHILHSELAKRAGTLFFQSTIYVTLEPCSHTGKTPACADLISKLGFKRVVIGAMDPNPKAAGGAERLKHKGIEVITGIEREACEVLIEPFLKWQTERFIFLKLAQSMNGVIDGGIISCESSRVWVHKVRDKIDLLAIGGNTVRVDRPILDSRLINGKAPDIAILTSNPDSIDRTIPLFKVPNRKVNFINSVSSLPKSGLVMVEGGSGTLQALQNEIDWMVLFITPFVKEGNCYNGIKNFELLHQTKIDRDAMLWLKVKDE, encoded by the coding sequence ATGCGCCTTGCAATTAGTGAGGCGTGGAAATATCAACTTCTTACATACCCTAATCCTGCAGTTGGTGCTGTTGTTGTTGGCTCTAATGGTGAATTGCTTGCTGTTAATGCACATCAAGAGGCTGGCAAAGCACATGCTGAAGTTTTAGCCATTCGAGATGCTTATGTTAAATCAAGCGGTGATTGTGAGCTTGCTAAATGTGATGATGCTCATATACTCCATAGTGAACTTGCCAAACGAGCAGGAACACTCTTCTTTCAATCAACTATCTATGTTACTCTTGAACCTTGCAGTCATACAGGAAAAACACCTGCTTGTGCTGATTTAATCTCTAAACTTGGATTTAAACGGGTTGTAATTGGTGCTATGGATCCAAATCCAAAAGCGGCAGGTGGTGCTGAGCGTTTAAAGCATAAAGGTATAGAGGTTATTACAGGCATTGAAAGAGAAGCGTGTGAAGTGCTAATAGAGCCTTTTTTAAAGTGGCAAACAGAAAGATTTATTTTTTTAAAATTGGCTCAATCTATGAATGGTGTAATTGACGGTGGCATTATTAGCTGTGAAAGTTCAAGAGTCTGGGTACATAAAGTAAGAGATAAAATAGATCTTTTAGCAATTGGCGGAAATACAGTAAGAGTTGATCGCCCGATACTTGATAGTCGTCTAATTAATGGTAAAGCACCTGATATTGCCATTTTAACTAGCAATCCAGATAGCATAGATAGAACAATCCCTCTTTTTAAAGTACCTAATAGAAAAGTAAATTTCATTAACTCTGTTTCCTCTTTGCCAAAAAGTGGTCTTGTGATGGTTGAAGGTGGTTCTGGGACACTTCAGGCATTACAAAATGAGATAGATTGGATGGTTCTTTTTATTACTCCGTTTGTTAAAGAGGGAAACTGTTATAATGGCATTAAAAATTTTGAGCTTTTGCATCAGACAAAGATTGATCGTGATGCAATGCTGTGGTTGAAGGTGAAAGATGAATAA
- a CDS encoding RNA recognition motif domain-containing protein: MNIYVGNLSYRMSDGELREVFSEFGEVSSARIINDRETGRSKGFGFVEMPDDNAANEAIEALNGKEVSGRNLRVNEARPREPRQPRGDFNRY, encoded by the coding sequence ATGAATATCTACGTTGGAAATCTGTCTTACAGAATGAGTGATGGTGAACTTAGAGAAGTTTTTAGTGAGTTTGGCGAAGTAAGCAGCGCACGTATTATTAATGATAGAGAAACTGGTCGATCAAAAGGTTTTGGTTTTGTAGAAATGCCAGATGATAATGCAGCGAATGAAGCAATAGAAGCACTCAATGGCAAAGAGGTAAGTGGACGAAATCTTCGTGTAAATGAAGCACGCCCTCGTGAACCACGTCAGCCAAGAGGCGATTTTAACAGATATTAA